From Polaribacter butkevichii, a single genomic window includes:
- a CDS encoding BfmA/BtgA family mobilization protein — MKKKSILIKEFHHKELVKISKTFGSQYGDLIESMILYFKKTGINPIEAINENPAAMIKVLDKRIVSFLKVQERDILKPLRSEVFQQSKEQKEQFSILSKWVQDAIIKVNNLDRDRTKIITKELSELKEELNKVEIKINKQQEAFIEIAQLIDTKNKSGIKGTLKSLFE, encoded by the coding sequence AAGCATCTTAATTAAAGAATTTCATCATAAAGAACTGGTGAAGATTTCTAAAACTTTTGGCTCTCAATATGGTGATTTAATTGAATCTATGATTCTTTATTTTAAGAAAACAGGTATTAATCCTATAGAAGCAATTAATGAGAACCCTGCTGCTATGATAAAGGTTTTAGACAAGAGAATTGTATCGTTTTTAAAAGTACAAGAACGAGATATTTTAAAGCCTTTAAGAAGCGAGGTATTTCAGCAATCTAAAGAACAAAAAGAACAATTTTCTATTTTATCAAAATGGGTACAAGATGCTATAATAAAAGTAAATAATTTAGATAGAGATAGAACAAAAATTATTACAAAAGAGCTGAGCGAACTTAAAGAAGAGTTAAACAAAGTTGAAATAAAAATAAACAAACAACAAGAAGCTTTTATCGAAATAGCTCAACTAATAGATACTAAAAACAAGTCAGGAATAAAAGGAACTCTTAAATCTCTTTTTGAATAA